In Mycobacterium gallinarum, a single window of DNA contains:
- a CDS encoding dihydrofolate reductase family protein — protein MATVYYTASSLDGYIVDESDSLDWLTSREIDPDGPFGYDEFIKSIGALVMGSATYEWLLRNQPGAWPYEQPSWVLTHRRHIIVEGHPVQTFDGDVRQLHSKLVADAAGKDVWVMGGGDVAGQFAAAGLIDEMIVSYTPCSLGGGSPVLPIRSEWVLAEAGVNGEFVCARWRKA, from the coding sequence ATGGCAACCGTCTACTACACCGCGTCCAGCTTGGACGGCTACATCGTCGACGAGTCCGACAGTCTCGACTGGCTGACGTCGCGCGAGATCGATCCCGACGGCCCGTTCGGGTACGACGAGTTCATCAAATCCATCGGGGCACTGGTGATGGGATCGGCGACATACGAGTGGCTGTTGCGCAATCAGCCCGGCGCGTGGCCCTACGAACAGCCGTCGTGGGTGCTGACCCATCGTCGACACATCATCGTCGAGGGACACCCGGTGCAGACGTTCGACGGCGATGTGCGCCAGTTGCATTCGAAGCTCGTCGCCGACGCGGCGGGCAAGGACGTGTGGGTGATGGGCGGCGGAGACGTGGCCGGGCAGTTCGCGGCCGCCGGTCTCATCGACGAGATGATCGTGAGCTATACCCCGTGCTCGTTGGGCGGCGGGTCCCCGGTGCTGCCGATCCGCTCGGAATGGGTGTTGGCGGAGGCGGGGGTCAACGGCGAATTCGTGTGCGCGCGTTGGCGTAAGGCCTAG
- a CDS encoding TetR/AcrR family transcriptional regulator gives MTKPATKRGSTRTAMLVSAAEVLRERGAAGVTIDEVLARSGAPRGSVYHHFPGGRNQILAEALQYAGEAITEVIDEAAANGGMFLVRKFVVFWEELLVESNFTAGCPVVAAAIGSAEDEPQLTTVAGRIFSLWRDALTRAFMSDGFTELDAASLAITCIASLEGAVVLCRSTRSVDPLKDVASQLEFLIKSREFVQRYGLPSVGRADNPTTVGKH, from the coding sequence ATGACCAAGCCCGCCACCAAACGCGGATCCACGCGCACCGCCATGTTGGTCAGTGCCGCCGAGGTGTTGCGTGAGCGTGGCGCTGCAGGCGTCACGATCGACGAGGTGCTGGCCCGCAGCGGCGCACCCCGGGGGTCGGTGTACCACCACTTCCCCGGCGGCCGAAATCAGATCCTCGCCGAGGCCCTGCAGTACGCCGGTGAGGCCATCACCGAGGTCATCGATGAAGCCGCCGCCAACGGGGGCATGTTCCTGGTCAGAAAATTCGTCGTGTTCTGGGAGGAACTGCTCGTCGAGAGCAATTTCACCGCTGGCTGTCCGGTGGTCGCCGCCGCGATCGGCTCGGCCGAGGACGAGCCACAGCTCACCACGGTCGCGGGCCGCATCTTCAGCCTCTGGCGCGACGCACTCACCCGCGCCTTCATGTCCGACGGCTTCACCGAACTCGATGCCGCCTCCTTGGCGATCACCTGCATCGCATCCCTGGAGGGTGCCGTCGTGCTGTGCCGGTCGACGCGCAGTGTCGACCCGCTGAAGGACGTCGCTTCCCAGCTCGAGTTCCTGATCAAATCAAGGGAATTCGTGCAGCGCTACGGGCTGCCTTCCGTCGGCCGAGCCGACAATCCAACCACCGTCGGCAAGCACTAG
- a CDS encoding aldehyde dehydrogenase: MTQTVAFKTEWDKLFIGGKWVEPASSEVIEVRSPATGEVVGKVPLAVEADVNAACAAARKAFDEGPWPHMKPEERAAILAAAIKGMEARADELKYLLAAETGQPQTIVDMMQYGAAMSAFQYYAGAADKFPWRDIRDGVYGQTLVVREPIGVVGAVTAWNVPFFLAANKLGPAFLAGCTVVLKPAAETPLSVFAMAEIFAEAGLPEGVLSIVPGGPETGRALTSNPELDKFTFTGSSAVGKEIAKIAAEKLKPCTLELGGKSAAIILEDADLDATLPMLGFSGVMNSGQACVAQTRILAPRSRYDEVVEKLSNFIAAMPVGLPDDPNAAIGPLISEKQRERVEGYIKKGVDEGARIVTGGGRPEGLDSGWFVQPTVFADVDNSMTIAQEEIFGPVLAVIPYETEEDAIRIANDSVYGLAGSVWTTDNKKAVEIANKIRTGTYAVNMYAFDPCAPFGGYKNSGVGRENGPEGIEAYVEPKSILLPFGYTPEE, encoded by the coding sequence ATGACACAGACCGTCGCTTTTAAGACCGAATGGGACAAGCTCTTCATCGGCGGCAAGTGGGTCGAGCCGGCCTCCTCGGAGGTCATCGAGGTGCGCTCACCCGCTACCGGCGAGGTGGTGGGCAAGGTTCCGCTCGCCGTGGAAGCTGACGTCAACGCGGCATGCGCGGCCGCGCGCAAGGCTTTCGACGAGGGCCCCTGGCCCCACATGAAGCCGGAGGAGCGCGCCGCGATCCTCGCCGCCGCCATCAAGGGCATGGAAGCGCGCGCCGACGAACTCAAGTACCTGCTCGCCGCCGAGACCGGCCAGCCGCAGACGATCGTCGACATGATGCAGTACGGGGCCGCCATGTCGGCGTTCCAGTACTACGCGGGCGCAGCCGACAAGTTCCCCTGGCGCGACATCCGCGACGGTGTCTACGGTCAGACGCTGGTCGTGCGCGAGCCGATCGGTGTCGTCGGCGCCGTCACCGCATGGAACGTTCCGTTCTTCCTCGCGGCGAACAAGCTGGGCCCGGCCTTCCTGGCGGGCTGCACCGTGGTGCTCAAGCCCGCCGCGGAGACGCCGCTCTCGGTGTTCGCGATGGCCGAGATCTTCGCTGAGGCAGGCCTTCCCGAGGGTGTGCTGTCGATCGTCCCCGGCGGCCCGGAGACCGGGCGCGCGCTGACGTCCAACCCCGAGCTGGACAAGTTCACGTTCACCGGCAGTTCCGCCGTCGGCAAGGAGATCGCCAAGATCGCCGCCGAGAAGCTCAAGCCGTGCACGCTGGAGCTCGGCGGCAAGTCGGCGGCCATCATCCTCGAGGACGCCGACCTGGACGCCACGCTTCCGATGCTCGGGTTCTCCGGTGTGATGAACAGCGGACAGGCGTGTGTCGCGCAGACCCGCATCCTCGCGCCGCGCTCCCGGTACGACGAAGTTGTCGAGAAGCTTTCGAACTTCATCGCCGCCATGCCCGTCGGCCTGCCCGACGACCCGAACGCCGCGATCGGCCCGCTGATCTCCGAGAAGCAGCGTGAGCGCGTCGAGGGTTACATCAAGAAGGGCGTCGACGAAGGCGCGCGCATCGTCACCGGCGGCGGCCGTCCCGAGGGCCTGGACAGCGGCTGGTTCGTCCAGCCGACGGTCTTCGCCGACGTCGACAACTCGATGACGATCGCGCAGGAGGAGATCTTCGGACCCGTCCTGGCGGTGATCCCCTACGAGACCGAAGAGGACGCCATCCGGATCGCCAACGATTCGGTGTACGGCCTCGCCGGCAGCGTGTGGACGACGGACAACAAGAAGGCGGTCGAGATCGCCAACAAGATCCGCACCGGCACCTACGCGGTCAACATGTACGCATTCGATCCCTGCGCCCCGTTCGGCGGCTACAAGAACTCCGGCGTCGGCCGCGAGAACGGACCCGAAGGCATCGAAGCGTACGTCGAGCCCAAGAGCATCCTGCTGCCGTTCGGCTACACCCCCGAGGAGTGA
- a CDS encoding class I SAM-dependent methyltransferase, which translates to MAVTDLFARRATLSRSVRLLREFRFEQSDPARFYGALAEDTAALVGDLWRAGRGLAPTGQVVLDVGGGPGYFAAAFAREGFTYIGVEPDPTEMHAGPADNAGTAIYVRASGTALPFGDDSVDVCLSSNVAEHVAEPWRLGNEMLRVTKPGGLVVLSYTVWLGPFGGHETGLWHYLGGQRAARRYTRKHGHWPKNNYGSSLFAVSAADGLQWAASTGALLTAFPRYHPRWAWWMVRVPVLREFLVSNVMLVLRPPTATGSTFPGS; encoded by the coding sequence ATGGCCGTCACCGACCTTTTCGCCCGTCGGGCAACGCTGTCGAGGTCGGTGCGGTTACTGCGGGAGTTCCGCTTCGAGCAGTCCGATCCGGCACGCTTCTACGGTGCGCTCGCCGAGGACACCGCGGCGCTGGTCGGTGACCTGTGGCGGGCCGGGCGCGGGCTCGCGCCGACCGGACAGGTTGTGCTCGATGTCGGTGGCGGACCGGGCTACTTCGCGGCCGCGTTCGCCCGCGAGGGTTTCACCTACATCGGGGTCGAGCCCGATCCCACAGAGATGCACGCCGGACCCGCCGACAACGCCGGCACCGCCATTTACGTGCGGGCGTCGGGCACCGCGCTACCGTTCGGCGACGACAGCGTCGACGTCTGCCTGTCCTCCAACGTCGCAGAGCACGTCGCCGAGCCGTGGCGATTGGGCAACGAGATGCTGCGCGTCACGAAACCGGGCGGACTGGTGGTGCTGTCGTACACGGTGTGGCTGGGCCCATTCGGCGGCCACGAGACCGGCTTGTGGCACTACCTCGGCGGGCAGCGTGCCGCGAGGCGATACACCCGAAAGCACGGCCATTGGCCGAAGAACAACTACGGCTCGTCACTGTTCGCCGTCTCGGCCGCCGACGGACTGCAATGGGCGGCCTCTACCGGCGCGCTGCTCACCGCATTCCCCCGCTACCACCCACGATGGGCGTGGTGGATGGTGCGGGTTCCGGTGCTGCGGGAGTTCCTGGTCAGCAATGTGATGCTGGTCCTGCGGCCGCCGACTGCAACAGGTTCTACTTTTCCGGGTTCGTAG
- a CDS encoding glycosyltransferase family 4 protein, with protein sequence MSDRGVRSVLLLCWRDTGHPQGGGSETYLQRIGAHLAASGVDVTLRTARYPGSARREIVDGVRVSRGGGSYSIYIWAGLSMVLARIGLGPLRKVGPDVVIDSQNGIPFLARLAYGQRVAVLVHHCHREQWPVAGPMMGRFGWFVESKLSPWLHRRNQYVTVSLPSARDLAALGVQPDRIAVVRNGLDEAPAATLTAPRSATPRVVVLSRLVPHKQIEDALEAIAELRPRIPEVHLDVLGGGWWEQRLVEHAELLGISDAVTFHGHVDEHTKHDVLQRSWVHVLPSRKEGWALAVIEAGQHGVPTIGYRSSGGLTDSIVDGVTGLLVDDHGGLVDRLDRLLTDPVLRDQLGAKAAVRSGEFSWAQSADAMRTLLESMLAGRMVSGVV encoded by the coding sequence ATGTCTGACCGAGGTGTTCGCTCCGTGCTGCTGTTGTGCTGGCGCGACACCGGGCACCCGCAGGGCGGCGGCAGCGAGACGTATCTACAGCGCATCGGGGCCCACTTGGCCGCATCCGGCGTCGACGTGACCCTGCGGACCGCGCGCTATCCGGGTTCGGCGCGGCGCGAGATCGTCGACGGAGTGCGGGTGAGCCGCGGCGGTGGCTCCTACTCCATCTACATCTGGGCGGGGCTGTCGATGGTGCTCGCCCGCATCGGGCTGGGCCCGCTGCGCAAGGTCGGCCCAGATGTGGTGATCGACTCGCAGAACGGGATTCCGTTCCTGGCCCGGCTCGCCTACGGCCAACGCGTCGCCGTCCTCGTCCACCACTGCCACCGTGAGCAGTGGCCTGTCGCCGGACCGATGATGGGACGCTTCGGCTGGTTCGTGGAGTCGAAGCTGTCGCCGTGGCTGCACCGCCGCAATCAGTACGTCACGGTGTCACTGCCGTCGGCGCGGGATCTGGCCGCGCTCGGTGTACAGCCCGACCGGATCGCGGTGGTGCGCAACGGTCTCGATGAGGCCCCCGCAGCCACCCTGACCGCGCCGCGGTCGGCGACGCCGAGGGTGGTGGTGCTGTCCCGTCTGGTGCCGCACAAGCAGATCGAGGATGCGCTCGAGGCGATCGCCGAATTGCGCCCGCGCATTCCGGAGGTTCATCTGGACGTCCTCGGCGGCGGCTGGTGGGAGCAGCGTCTGGTCGAGCACGCCGAGCTGCTCGGCATCTCCGACGCGGTGACGTTCCACGGACACGTCGATGAGCACACCAAACACGATGTGCTGCAGCGCAGTTGGGTTCACGTCCTGCCATCCCGCAAAGAGGGCTGGGCGCTTGCCGTGATCGAGGCCGGCCAGCACGGCGTTCCCACCATCGGCTACCGCTCCTCGGGCGGGCTGACCGATTCGATCGTCGACGGGGTCACCGGACTGCTCGTCGACGATCACGGCGGTCTCGTCGACCGACTCGATCGGCTGTTGACCGATCCGGTGCTGCGCGACCAACTCGGCGCCAAGGCCGCGGTCCGCAGCGGCGAATTCTCGTGGGCGCAAAGCGCCGATGCGATGCGCACGCTGCTGGAGTCTATGCTGGCCGGCCGGATGGTCAGCGGCGTCGTCTAG
- a CDS encoding DUF3068 domain-containing protein, translated as MNRAVALRIAACGIMGLGAGLLIAALLLSTYTLGKIAKVPLNLDATLISDGTGTAFDPASLNREKFVVDRDVPLALQEQVSVEAPSNADVVTLQVGSTLRRTDKQKDDGLLLAMVDTVTVNRETAEAVSSESNPGGAVQKPRAIDDDQPPTNIALPHEGLTYRFPFDTEKRTYSVFDPIAQKPFDANYDGEEDVNGLTTYRFSQNVGYDSDGKLVEPIKYASLLDDDADSEVTASAAMWGVPGEPDERITMSRYYAAQRTFWVDPVSGTIVKKENHGYHYYAREPLKPEVTFVDFKVAYNEETIESQVASAREERDRVGLWGRILPITFIAIGLVSLVGGALLGSFSLRAESALIDPGLDEADHSFFDTQGMKVPGAEAKTEKLPAQKPTDLPPDRPV; from the coding sequence TTGAACCGCGCAGTGGCGCTCCGTATCGCGGCTTGCGGCATTATGGGGCTGGGCGCTGGCTTGTTGATCGCCGCGCTCTTGCTGTCGACCTATACCCTCGGGAAGATCGCGAAGGTTCCGCTGAACCTGGACGCGACACTGATCAGTGATGGCACCGGGACGGCGTTCGATCCCGCCTCGCTGAACCGGGAGAAGTTCGTCGTCGACCGTGACGTGCCGCTGGCGCTGCAGGAGCAGGTCTCCGTCGAGGCGCCGTCGAACGCGGACGTGGTGACTTTGCAGGTCGGCAGCACGCTGCGCCGCACCGACAAGCAGAAGGACGACGGCCTGCTGCTCGCGATGGTCGACACCGTCACGGTGAACCGCGAGACGGCCGAAGCGGTCTCGAGCGAAAGCAATCCCGGCGGCGCGGTCCAGAAGCCGCGTGCCATCGACGATGACCAGCCGCCGACCAATATCGCGCTGCCGCACGAGGGGCTGACGTACCGGTTCCCGTTCGACACCGAGAAACGGACATACTCCGTATTCGACCCGATCGCGCAGAAGCCGTTCGACGCCAACTACGACGGCGAGGAAGACGTCAACGGGCTGACGACGTACCGGTTCAGCCAGAACGTCGGCTACGACTCCGACGGAAAGCTCGTCGAGCCGATCAAGTACGCGTCACTGCTCGACGACGACGCCGACAGCGAGGTCACCGCCTCCGCCGCGATGTGGGGTGTCCCCGGCGAACCCGACGAGCGGATCACGATGTCGCGCTATTACGCCGCGCAGCGCACCTTCTGGGTGGATCCGGTGTCGGGCACCATCGTCAAGAAAGAGAACCACGGCTACCACTACTACGCACGTGAGCCGCTCAAGCCTGAAGTGACCTTCGTCGACTTCAAGGTTGCCTACAACGAGGAGACCATAGAGTCCCAGGTCGCCAGCGCCAGAGAGGAGCGGGACCGGGTGGGGCTGTGGGGGCGCATCCTGCCGATCACCTTCATCGCCATCGGCCTGGTGTCACTGGTCGGCGGTGCGCTGCTGGGATCGTTCAGCCTGCGGGCGGAATCCGCCCTCATTGATCCCGGACTCGACGAGGCCGATCACAGCTTCTTCGACACGCAGGGGATGAAGGTGCCGGGCGCCGAGGCCAAGACCGAGAAGCTGCCTGCACAGAAGCCGACCGATCTGCCGCCGGACAGACCGGTCTGA
- a CDS encoding acyltransferase family protein, translated as MRACAAVGVVVTHVAFQTGHTGGITGRFFGRFDLAVAVFFALSGFLLWRGHAAAARGLRPKPPTGHYLRSRIVRIMPGYLVAVVVILTLLPEAKADLTVWLANLTLTQIYVPLTLTAGLTQMWSLSVEVAFYLALPLLALLARRLPVRARIPAIAATAVASFAWALLVGASPVSAPYGVNPLNWPPAFFSWFAAGMLLAELTVTPVGWAHRLARRRVLMAGIAVVAFAVAASPIAGPEGLTPGTVSQFIVKTAMGAVVAGALIAPLVLDRPDTSHRLLGSATMVTLGRWSYGLFVWHLAALAMVFPVIGEFAFNGHMPIVLVLTVVFGFAIAAVSYALVESPCRNALRRWERRNDPTPLDSSVTDVTEPAAAR; from the coding sequence ATGCGGGCCTGCGCGGCGGTCGGCGTCGTCGTCACCCACGTCGCCTTCCAGACCGGTCACACCGGCGGCATCACCGGCCGGTTCTTCGGCAGATTCGACCTGGCGGTCGCGGTGTTCTTCGCGCTCTCGGGCTTCCTGCTGTGGCGTGGTCACGCCGCCGCAGCCCGCGGTCTGCGGCCCAAGCCGCCGACGGGTCACTACCTGCGGTCACGGATCGTGCGCATCATGCCCGGCTATCTGGTTGCGGTCGTGGTGATCCTCACGTTGCTGCCGGAGGCCAAGGCCGACCTGACGGTTTGGCTGGCGAACCTGACGCTGACTCAGATATATGTGCCGCTGACGCTGACCGCCGGCCTCACCCAGATGTGGAGCCTGTCGGTCGAAGTGGCGTTCTATCTCGCGCTGCCGCTCCTGGCGCTGCTGGCGCGACGCCTGCCGGTGCGGGCCCGGATCCCGGCCATCGCGGCGACGGCGGTGGCCAGCTTCGCCTGGGCTTTACTGGTTGGGGCCAGCCCTGTCTCCGCGCCATACGGCGTCAACCCGCTGAACTGGCCGCCCGCGTTCTTCTCCTGGTTCGCCGCGGGCATGCTGCTGGCCGAGTTGACGGTGACGCCAGTTGGGTGGGCGCACCGGCTGGCCAGGAGGCGCGTGCTGATGGCAGGCATCGCGGTGGTTGCTTTCGCGGTGGCCGCGTCACCGATCGCCGGTCCCGAGGGGCTCACGCCGGGCACGGTGAGCCAGTTCATCGTGAAAACGGCGATGGGTGCGGTCGTCGCCGGCGCCTTGATCGCCCCGCTGGTGCTCGACCGGCCCGACACCTCACACCGCCTGCTGGGCAGCGCGACGATGGTGACGCTCGGCCGATGGTCCTACGGCCTGTTCGTCTGGCACCTCGCGGCGCTGGCGATGGTGTTCCCCGTCATCGGCGAGTTCGCGTTCAACGGGCACATGCCGATCGTGCTCGTGCTGACGGTGGTGTTCGGGTTCGCCATCGCGGCCGTGAGCTACGCGCTGGTCGAGTCGCCGTGCCGAAACGCGTTGCGGCGCTGGGAGCGACGAAACGATCCGACGCCCCTCGATAGCTCGGTCACCGATGTGACGGAGCCTGCCGCCGCGCGATGA
- a CDS encoding AMP-binding protein, with product MAQPSPVPPIPTQFSALAESEPDAPAVTCAGRTLTRRELDASTNRLARAYAELGVGQGDYVTIVLPNSIEWVKAVMACWKLGAVPQPLSARLPDIELAALLELRPPALLVGREDPYGVTPSLAADFAPDESVSDAPLPEAVSPVFKAMASGGSTGRPKLIEAGGDTRFPAAAGYPLGAQEGDVNLVSVPLSHNTGFTTFTIGLVQGHHLVLMPRFDPHEFLQLVTEHRVTFLATVPTIMQRLLPVYRAALEADRDAYDLSSIRRFWHLAAPCPPVIKQAWIDILGPEVIWELYGGTELQALTFISGDQWLTHPGSVGVVVAGEMKVLDDDGNECPPGVTGEIYMRRSPGTSPTYRYIGATAKQRDGWDSLGDLGYFDEDGFLYLNDRRVDMFTVGGRNVYPAEIESALSAHPDVLSCLVVGVPHEDLGQVPHAIVQGNDLDEGAVIAFLSERVAGYKLPHTVEFSDTPLRDDAGKARRSAVRDEVIARRQAPSHR from the coding sequence ATGGCGCAGCCGTCGCCGGTTCCACCCATCCCGACGCAGTTCTCCGCCCTCGCCGAATCAGAACCGGACGCACCTGCGGTCACCTGCGCGGGCCGCACGCTCACGCGCCGCGAGCTGGACGCGTCGACCAACCGACTCGCGCGCGCTTACGCCGAACTCGGTGTCGGACAGGGCGATTACGTCACGATCGTGCTGCCCAACTCGATTGAGTGGGTCAAGGCGGTGATGGCGTGCTGGAAGCTGGGTGCGGTGCCGCAGCCGCTGTCCGCACGCCTGCCCGACATCGAGTTGGCTGCGCTGCTGGAGCTGCGACCGCCGGCCCTGCTGGTCGGACGCGAGGACCCCTACGGCGTGACGCCCAGTCTGGCAGCCGATTTCGCGCCCGACGAATCGGTTTCCGACGCGCCGTTACCTGAGGCGGTGTCGCCGGTCTTCAAGGCCATGGCGTCCGGTGGGAGCACCGGCAGGCCCAAGCTGATCGAGGCCGGCGGCGACACCCGGTTCCCTGCTGCGGCCGGCTACCCGCTGGGCGCGCAGGAAGGCGACGTCAACCTCGTCTCGGTGCCGCTGTCACACAACACGGGGTTCACCACCTTCACGATCGGCCTGGTGCAGGGGCATCATCTGGTGCTCATGCCGCGGTTCGACCCGCACGAGTTCCTGCAGCTGGTCACCGAACACCGTGTCACGTTCTTGGCGACGGTGCCGACGATCATGCAACGCCTGCTCCCGGTCTACCGGGCCGCTTTGGAAGCGGACAGAGATGCGTATGACCTGTCGTCGATCCGGCGGTTCTGGCACCTGGCCGCGCCGTGCCCGCCGGTAATCAAGCAGGCGTGGATCGACATCCTTGGACCCGAAGTGATCTGGGAACTGTACGGCGGCACCGAGTTACAGGCGCTGACGTTCATCTCCGGCGATCAGTGGCTGACTCACCCGGGGTCGGTCGGCGTGGTGGTCGCCGGTGAGATGAAGGTGCTCGACGACGACGGGAACGAGTGCCCGCCCGGTGTGACCGGCGAGATCTACATGCGGCGCTCGCCGGGAACCTCGCCGACGTACCGCTACATCGGCGCCACCGCGAAACAACGCGACGGCTGGGATTCGCTGGGCGATCTCGGCTATTTCGACGAGGACGGCTTCCTGTACCTCAACGACCGCCGCGTGGACATGTTCACCGTCGGTGGACGCAACGTCTACCCCGCGGAGATCGAGTCGGCGCTGTCGGCACACCCGGATGTGTTGTCCTGTCTGGTGGTCGGCGTACCGCATGAGGATCTGGGGCAGGTGCCGCATGCGATCGTGCAGGGCAACGACCTTGACGAGGGTGCCGTCATCGCGTTTCTGAGCGAGCGCGTCGCGGGGTACAAGCTGCCGCACACGGTGGAGTTCAGCGATACCCCACTGCGCGACGATGCCGGAAAAGCCCGCCGCTCCGCGGTACGCGACGAGGTCATCGCGCGGCGGCAGGCTCCGTCACATCGGTGA
- a CDS encoding phosphotriesterase family protein: MPQLNTARGEIVTTDLGVTLMHEHVFVLSPEIHNNFPEVWGDEAKRQADAVTRLNELKARGVDTIVDLTVIGLGRYIPRIAQIAEQTDLNIVVATGVYTYNDVPMYFHFSGPETPLGEPMVDMFVSDIENGIAGTSIKAAILKCATDEPGVTPGVERVLRAVAQAHRRTGVPISTHTHAATRRGLEQQAIFAEEGVDLSRVVIGHSGDSTDLGYLTELIEAGSYIGMDRFGVDVFLGFEERVNTVAQMCERGHADKMVLSHDAACLMDWLPEDMVPVVMPNWHYLHIHNDVIPALKERGVTDEQLTTMLVDNPRRIFEAQGAY; encoded by the coding sequence GTGCCGCAGCTGAATACCGCCCGGGGAGAAATCGTGACCACCGACCTGGGGGTCACGCTCATGCACGAACACGTCTTCGTGCTGTCTCCGGAGATCCACAACAACTTCCCCGAAGTCTGGGGCGATGAGGCCAAGCGTCAGGCCGACGCGGTCACGCGACTCAACGAACTCAAAGCGCGCGGCGTCGACACCATCGTGGACCTCACCGTCATCGGGCTCGGTCGATACATTCCGCGCATCGCGCAGATCGCCGAACAGACCGACCTCAACATCGTGGTGGCCACCGGCGTCTACACATACAACGACGTGCCGATGTACTTCCACTTCAGCGGACCCGAGACGCCGCTGGGTGAGCCGATGGTCGACATGTTCGTCAGCGACATCGAGAACGGTATTGCGGGCACCAGCATCAAGGCCGCGATCCTCAAGTGCGCCACCGACGAACCGGGAGTGACGCCCGGAGTGGAGCGGGTGTTGCGCGCGGTCGCGCAGGCACACCGACGCACGGGTGTGCCGATCTCGACGCACACTCACGCTGCCACCCGCCGCGGTCTCGAACAGCAAGCGATCTTCGCCGAGGAAGGCGTGGACCTGTCGCGCGTGGTCATCGGCCACTCCGGCGACTCCACCGACCTGGGCTACCTCACCGAGCTCATCGAGGCGGGCTCCTACATCGGCATGGACCGGTTCGGCGTCGACGTCTTCCTCGGTTTCGAGGAGCGCGTCAACACCGTCGCGCAGATGTGCGAACGCGGTCATGCCGACAAGATGGTGCTCTCTCACGACGCCGCCTGCCTCATGGATTGGTTGCCGGAGGACATGGTGCCGGTGGTGATGCCGAACTGGCATTACCTGCACATCCACAACGACGTGATCCCGGCGCTGAAAGAGCGCGGGGTCACCGACGAACAGCTGACCACGATGCTCGTCGACAACCCGCGCCGGATCTTTGAAGCGCAGGGCGCCTACTGA